The genomic window TATTTTCATTAAATTTACAGCTGTCAAAAATAAATTTAAAATTATGCCTACCGACTGTATCAGCTTTCAATCTTCTGGATATTTTTCTAAATTGATGCAAGATTATTTAGATCAAAAAACAGAATTAAAACCGCTGTACAACAACTTCCCTACGTTCGAAAATTTCGAAAAACAGATTGCAGAAAAAGCATCTAATTTTGATAACAATAATAGAACTGCATTGGTTGAAACTTTAAAAAAACAATATGAAAATATTGATGTTTCAGAATCAACTCAACACAACATTACTCTTTTAGCGTTAGAAAATACATTTACAATTACAACTGGGCATCAATTAAATTTATTTACCGGTCCACTGTATTTCTTATATAAAATTATTTCTACCATTAATTTAACTAAAGAATTAAAATCAAAATATCCTTCGTATAATTTTGTGCCTGTTTATTGGATGGCGACTGAAGATCATGATTTTGAAGAAATTAATTATTTTAATTTTAAAGGAAAAAAAATCCGCTGGAATGCAGAAAGCACTGGTCCTGTTGGTAGATTATCGCCAAAAGGTTTAGAAGATTTATTTGAGGTTTATTCTAAAGAATTAGGTTCAAGTTCAAATGCAAATACTTTAAAAAAACTATTTGAAGAAGCCTACTTAAAACATGAAAATCTAGCTGATGCTACACGTTTTCTAGCCAATAGTCTTTTCTCAAATTATGGACTAGTTATTATAGATGCTGACAATGCCGATTTAAAACGCGCTTTTGTTCCGTATATAAAAAATGAGTTAGAAAATCAAACGTCATTTAAGGAAGTTCAAAAATCTATTGAAAATCTTTCAGACTATACTGTTCAGGTAAATCCGCGAGAAATTAATTTATTTTATATAGAAGATAAATTACGAGAAAGAATAATTTTCGAGGATGATAAATATTGGGTTAACAACACCAAAATTTCATTCTCTAAAGATGAAATTCTAAAATTAGTTGACAGTAATCCTGAAAAATTTAGTCCAAATGTAATTATGCGTCCGTTGTATCAGGAAATTATTGTGCCAAATTTATGTTACATTGGCGGAGGCGGTGAAATTGCTTATTGGCTGGAACTAAAAGCATTCTTTGATGCCGTAAATATTACTTTCCCAATTTTATTGGTTCGAAACTCTGTACTTTTAGCTACCGAAAAACAAGCTAAAAAAGCTGATAATTTAAATTTAAGCTGGAAAGATTTATTCAGTAAATCTGAAACCTTAACTAATACAATTACACACAAATTATCTCCTTTTCCAATTGATTTAACGGAACAAAAAGAAGCACTTGAAAAACAATTCAATTATCTTTTTGAGTTGGCCGAAAAAACAGACAAATCTTTTTCTGGAGCTGTAAAAGCACAAGAAGTAAAGCAGAAAAAAGGGTTAGAAAATCTGGAAAAACGTTTATTAAAAGCTCAAAAGCGAAAGCTTCAGGATCAATTACAGCGTGTAACCGATTTACAATGTGAATTGTTTCCTAATTACAGTCTTCAAGAACGTCAAGCCAACTTCTCTGAATTTTATCTCGAAAACGGAGATCAGTTAATTCCACTATTAATTCAGAAATTAAAACCGCTGGAAAACAATTTTAACATCATAATCACCTAAAATAATTATCTTTAAAAAATTAAAGTAATTATTTCGGAACAAATAACCAGCTCATTTCCGAGATTATTGCTTCTCTCAAACCAAATAGAATTATTTTTATAACCTATTAACTAACTAACCAAATGGTAAGAGAACGCCTAATTTCGCTTGATGTCTTTCGCGGACTGACTATTCTATTAATGACTATTGTAAACAATCCCGGTGACTGGGGAAATGTTTATCCGCCGCTTTTACACGCACATTGGAA from Flavobacterium fluviale includes these protein-coding regions:
- the bshC gene encoding bacillithiol biosynthesis cysteine-adding enzyme BshC; the protein is MPTDCISFQSSGYFSKLMQDYLDQKTELKPLYNNFPTFENFEKQIAEKASNFDNNNRTALVETLKKQYENIDVSESTQHNITLLALENTFTITTGHQLNLFTGPLYFLYKIISTINLTKELKSKYPSYNFVPVYWMATEDHDFEEINYFNFKGKKIRWNAESTGPVGRLSPKGLEDLFEVYSKELGSSSNANTLKKLFEEAYLKHENLADATRFLANSLFSNYGLVIIDADNADLKRAFVPYIKNELENQTSFKEVQKSIENLSDYTVQVNPREINLFYIEDKLRERIIFEDDKYWVNNTKISFSKDEILKLVDSNPEKFSPNVIMRPLYQEIIVPNLCYIGGGGEIAYWLELKAFFDAVNITFPILLVRNSVLLATEKQAKKADNLNLSWKDLFSKSETLTNTITHKLSPFPIDLTEQKEALEKQFNYLFELAEKTDKSFSGAVKAQEVKQKKGLENLEKRLLKAQKRKLQDQLQRVTDLQCELFPNYSLQERQANFSEFYLENGDQLIPLLIQKLKPLENNFNIIIT